A single Paratractidigestivibacter faecalis DNA region contains:
- a CDS encoding Mbeg1-like protein — MARETDGRERNVFGYLTHEFETFDQRPLGDVDSLVLACLSYFQLPAEAEAARTEEGMDLRDLFRAEWLEGMTGGLWGPAGLSRLLACVAASPRMRGIRLSCYVEDLDAAREKQFSACTLRLPGGDAYVSFRGTDNTLVGWKEDFNMAFERDVPSQVSARAYLERVAPTISGRIYVGGHSKGGNLAAYVASTCSPEVAGRLERVFSHDGPGFTAESLAASSWRERARLVSKTVPRSSLIGMLFEQQEEYSVVDSSTVGILQHDPFSWVVEGCDFVRVKGIARGAAALDETLNQWISSMTVEEREGFVNTLFSVLYASGEDTFASMAGNLQTTLPAMLDSLAATDPEERRYLTRAVSLLLRAFVPEVSLPEVTLPEVALPESLAALQSEGTALLARARARAEGAVGADATQVAGTSGATDDA; from the coding sequence ATGGCAAGAGAGACCGACGGACGCGAGAGGAACGTCTTCGGCTACCTGACGCACGAGTTCGAGACCTTCGACCAGCGCCCGCTGGGTGACGTGGACAGCCTCGTCCTTGCGTGCCTCTCGTACTTCCAGCTGCCTGCCGAGGCCGAGGCGGCCCGCACCGAGGAGGGCATGGACCTGCGCGACCTCTTCCGCGCGGAGTGGCTGGAGGGCATGACCGGGGGCCTCTGGGGCCCGGCGGGCCTCTCTCGCCTGCTGGCGTGCGTTGCGGCAAGCCCCCGCATGAGGGGAATCCGCCTCTCCTGCTACGTGGAGGACCTGGACGCCGCGCGAGAGAAGCAGTTCTCCGCCTGCACGCTGCGGCTGCCGGGCGGCGACGCCTACGTCTCCTTCCGCGGGACCGACAACACGCTGGTGGGTTGGAAGGAAGACTTCAACATGGCCTTCGAGAGGGACGTCCCCTCGCAGGTTAGCGCCAGGGCCTACCTCGAGCGCGTGGCGCCCACCATATCGGGGCGCATCTACGTGGGCGGCCACTCCAAGGGCGGAAACCTCGCCGCGTACGTTGCCTCCACGTGCAGCCCCGAGGTGGCCGGCCGGCTCGAGAGGGTCTTCTCGCACGATGGGCCCGGGTTCACGGCGGAGTCCCTGGCGGCAAGCTCCTGGAGGGAGCGTGCGCGCTTGGTATCCAAGACGGTGCCGCGCTCGTCGCTCATAGGCATGCTCTTCGAGCAGCAGGAGGAGTACTCGGTGGTGGACTCCTCCACGGTGGGCATCCTCCAGCACGACCCGTTCTCCTGGGTGGTGGAGGGGTGCGACTTCGTGCGGGTCAAGGGCATCGCGCGAGGGGCGGCCGCCCTGGACGAGACGCTCAACCAGTGGATCTCCAGCATGACGGTGGAGGAGCGCGAGGGCTTTGTGAACACGCTCTTCTCGGTGCTGTACGCAAGCGGGGAGGACACCTTTGCCAGCATGGCGGGAAACCTGCAGACCACGCTGCCGGCCATGCTCGACTCGCTGGCCGCCACCGACCCCGAGGAGCGGCGCTACCTCACGCGCGCGGTGTCGCTGCTGCTGCGGGCCTTTGTGCCGGAGGTGAGCCTGCCCGAGGTCACGCTTCCCGAGGTCGCCCTGCCAGAGTCCCTGGCCGCTCTGCAGTCGGAGGGCACGGCCCTTCTGGCCCGCGCTCGGGCCAGGGCGGAGGGCGCTGTGGGAGCAGACGCCACCCAGGTTGCGGGGACCTCGGGCGCAACGGATGACGCGTAA
- a CDS encoding PTS sugar transporter subunit IIB, translating to MASKVVVACGSGVATSEMVAARLTKMLEQASVDAQVVAVELSELEGALADADAYVDVMGTEYATDVPAVNGVAFLTGMNADAEFKRLLEILGA from the coding sequence ATGGCGTCAAAGGTTGTTGTGGCATGCGGGTCTGGAGTGGCTACCTCCGAGATGGTGGCGGCAAGGCTCACCAAGATGCTGGAGCAGGCCTCCGTGGACGCCCAGGTGGTGGCCGTTGAGCTCTCCGAGCTCGAGGGCGCCCTCGCCGACGCCGACGCCTACGTTGACGTCATGGGCACCGAGTACGCCACGGACGTTCCCGCCGTCAACGGCGTGGCGTTTCTCACCGGCATGAACGCGGACGCCGAGTTCAAGCGCCTGCTGGAGATTCTGGGCGCCTAG